In Candidatus Kaelpia imicola, the following proteins share a genomic window:
- a CDS encoding NUDIX domain-containing protein: MKGVVLKLAFVLFLVLQIPNFNSQIFDSHYLLSRRTQGVSEYILSAKFLTTEEFNQKYGWVVEPTEDGRDEGLNYFSVLTSQEERVGSRVATLVVREQGITRLERHPDTYEYFGVLSGRCVLFLAPPGDSPNPDEIEAVILDVDRPLLLKEGVWHGIVSLTAESRVVIFESSDVESEYFDLEGVFKTSLGIEYGIKKATDYLEAEAETIVFSKHPDYGYGVIDVNNIAEPGLSPELVAEALRSPSLASDIVSGEIGVIEIALGNAIATDTSIVENLIRNNLNVFLASMDVAATDEEISSAVDKFIKEEKYREYEFINIIESDENDLPVLNGDGTPKILENIAQYDTFLHIEGNWHPTAHVMVIDKNGNVLIQVRKNGQRDISASGHLAVGETLEDGAIRELQEEVLDLDLHRDLVRIGSFIKIGGGYNLKGKVEESFDAGTRIYYGPSSTVYNKEVSTLYVYCVDEIRKDNDGNIIVEVDGKVSYPKPNINEKIMELIMMPVSELGQAIDDDVTANKIYRGTPRQYFHPAVVWREVRAALIKAGFAADILPESWANQIQ; encoded by the coding sequence ATGAAAGGTGTTGTTTTAAAATTAGCTTTTGTATTATTTCTAGTTTTGCAGATACCAAATTTTAATTCGCAGATTTTTGATTCCCATTATTTATTGTCAAGAAGGACTCAAGGTGTATCAGAGTATATTCTGTCCGCAAAATTTTTAACTACAGAGGAGTTCAATCAGAAATACGGCTGGGTTGTTGAACCTACCGAAGACGGAAGAGATGAAGGGTTAAATTATTTTAGCGTTTTGACTTCTCAGGAAGAACGGGTTGGTTCCCGTGTTGCAACTCTGGTTGTTAGAGAGCAGGGCATTACAAGATTAGAGCGTCATCCCGATACTTATGAATACTTTGGAGTATTGAGTGGTAGATGTGTCTTGTTTTTAGCTCCGCCTGGAGACAGTCCTAATCCAGATGAAATTGAAGCTGTTATCTTAGATGTTGATAGACCTCTCTTACTTAAAGAAGGTGTCTGGCATGGTATCGTTAGCTTAACAGCTGAATCTCGCGTTGTTATCTTTGAAAGCTCAGACGTAGAGAGTGAATATTTTGATTTAGAAGGTGTGTTCAAAACTTCCCTAGGCATAGAATATGGGATTAAGAAAGCCACTGATTACTTAGAAGCAGAAGCAGAAACTATTGTCTTTAGCAAACATCCTGACTATGGTTATGGAGTAATAGATGTAAACAACATTGCTGAGCCTGGCTTATCGCCAGAGCTAGTGGCTGAGGCTTTACGAAGTCCGAGTCTAGCCAGCGATATTGTAAGTGGTGAAATAGGAGTAATTGAGATTGCTTTAGGGAATGCGATTGCAACCGATACTTCTATAGTTGAAAATTTAATTAGGAATAATTTAAACGTTTTTCTTGCCAGTATGGATGTAGCTGCGACAGATGAAGAGATTAGTTCTGCAGTAGATAAATTTATAAAAGAAGAAAAATACAGAGAGTATGAATTTATTAATATCATTGAATCCGATGAAAACGATCTTCCTGTTCTCAATGGAGATGGTACGCCTAAAATTTTAGAAAATATAGCTCAGTATGACACTTTTTTACATATTGAAGGTAATTGGCATCCTACGGCACATGTTATGGTTATAGACAAAAATGGCAATGTTCTTATCCAGGTAAGAAAAAATGGTCAAAGAGATATTTCTGCATCTGGACATCTTGCAGTCGGTGAAACATTAGAGGATGGGGCTATTCGCGAACTTCAAGAGGAAGTTCTAGATTTGGATTTACACCGTGATTTAGTTCGAATTGGCTCATTTATAAAAATAGGTGGCGGATATAATTTAAAAGGAAAAGTAGAAGAAAGCTTTGATGCAGGGACTAGGATTTACTATGGACCTTCTTCAACAGTATATAATAAAGAAGTTAGTACGCTTTATGTATATTGTGTAGATGAGATCCGGAAAGATAATGATGGAAATATTATAGTTGAGGTTGATGGTAAAGTGTCTTACCCTAAACCTAATATAAATGAAAAAATTATGGAATTAATTATGATGCCTGTAAGTGAATTAGGTCAAGCAATTGATGATGATGTAACAGCAAATAAGATATATAGAGGTACTCCGAGGCAGTATTTTCACCCCGCTGTTGTATGGAGAGAGGTTAGAGCTGCCTTAATTAAAGCAGGATTTGCAGCAGATATTCTGCCTGAAAGTTGGGCCAACCAAATACAGTAA